From Plectropomus leopardus isolate mb chromosome 17, YSFRI_Pleo_2.0, whole genome shotgun sequence, a single genomic window includes:
- the strada gene encoding STE20-related kinase adapter protein alpha isoform X1 — protein MSFLAHEDSQESVTSFPHRDTMGSFLPDSSSYELLTVIGRGLDDLMTVNLARYRPTGEHVAIRRIDLESCTNDMVTYLQGELHVSKLFHHSSILPYRSVFIAENELWVITPFMAYGSARDLICTHFADGMAELTIAYILLGMLKALEYIHHMGYVHRSVKASHVLISADGQVCMSGLRSIFSLIRHGQRAKVVHDFPQYSVKVLPWLSPEVLQQNLQGYDSRSDIYSLGITACELANGHVPFKDMPATQMLLEKLNGTVPCLLDTTTIPPEELSMKPSRSGADSGICEGPGAGNVRHSNGEPSSSSGGHPYNRTFSPHFHAFVELCLQRDPEKRPSATTLISHPFFKQIKRRPSEALPELLRPVSPITSFESSQPQDSPSGLASLESGLSHLEVDDWDF, from the exons gCCGGGGCTTAGACGACTTGATGACAGTGAACCTGGCTCGATATAGGCCCACCGGCGAGCACGTAGCCATCCGACGGATTGACTTGGAGTCATGCACTAATGACATGGTCACCTACTTGCAG gGCGAACTACACGTGTCAAAGCTGTTTCACCATTCCAGTATTCTGCCCTACAGGAGTGTCTTTATAGCTGAGAATGAGCTGTGGGTCATCACCCCTTTCATGGCTTATG GGTCAGCCAGAGATCTGATCTGCACACATTTTGCTGATGGCATGGCTGAGCTGACCATCGCATACATTTTGCTGGGAATGCTCAAAGCTCTTGAATACATCCACCACATGGGATATGTGCACCG GAGTGTGAAGGCCAGCCATGTGTTGATCTCAGCTGACGGTCAGGTCTGCATGTCAGGTCTACGGAGCATCTTCAGTCTGATCCGTCATGGCCAGAGGGCCAAAGTTGTCCACGACTTCCCCCAGTACAGTGTCAAGGTGCTGCCGTGGCTCAGCCCTGAGGTGCTGCAGCAG AACCTGCAGGGCTACGACTCGCGGTCAGACATCTACAGCCTCGGCATCACAGCCTGTGAACTGGCCAATGGACATGTGCCCTTCAAAGACATGCCAGCAACACAG ATGCTGTTGGAGAAGCTAAATGGGACGGTGCCATGTCTGTTGGACACCACTACGATCCCACCAGAGGAGCTGTCAATGAAACCGTCTCGCTCTGGGGCTGACTCGGGGATCTGCGAGGGTCCAGGAGCTGGAAACGTCCGCCACTCAAATGGAGAGCCCTCCTCCTCGTCGGGAGGACACCCCTACAATCGGACATTCTCTCCGCACTTCCACGCCTTTGTTGAGCTGTGTTTACAGCGAGACCCGGAAAAGAG ACCATCTGCCACCACTCTCATAAGTCATCCCTTCTTCAAACAG ATCAAACGGCGGCCCTCAGAAGCACTGCCTGAGCTGCTGCGGCCCGTGTCGCCAATCACCAGCTTCGAGAGCTCCCAGCCGCAGGACTCTCCCTCCGGTCTGGCCAGTCTGGAGTCGGGTCTCAGCCACCTGGAGGTGGATGACTGGGACTTCTGA
- the strada gene encoding STE20-related kinase adapter protein alpha isoform X2: MGSFLPDSSSYELLTVIGRGLDDLMTVNLARYRPTGEHVAIRRIDLESCTNDMVTYLQGELHVSKLFHHSSILPYRSVFIAENELWVITPFMAYGSARDLICTHFADGMAELTIAYILLGMLKALEYIHHMGYVHRSVKASHVLISADGQVCMSGLRSIFSLIRHGQRAKVVHDFPQYSVKVLPWLSPEVLQQNLQGYDSRSDIYSLGITACELANGHVPFKDMPATQMLLEKLNGTVPCLLDTTTIPPEELSMKPSRSGADSGICEGPGAGNVRHSNGEPSSSSGGHPYNRTFSPHFHAFVELCLQRDPEKRPSATTLISHPFFKQIKRRPSEALPELLRPVSPITSFESSQPQDSPSGLASLESGLSHLEVDDWDF; this comes from the exons gCCGGGGCTTAGACGACTTGATGACAGTGAACCTGGCTCGATATAGGCCCACCGGCGAGCACGTAGCCATCCGACGGATTGACTTGGAGTCATGCACTAATGACATGGTCACCTACTTGCAG gGCGAACTACACGTGTCAAAGCTGTTTCACCATTCCAGTATTCTGCCCTACAGGAGTGTCTTTATAGCTGAGAATGAGCTGTGGGTCATCACCCCTTTCATGGCTTATG GGTCAGCCAGAGATCTGATCTGCACACATTTTGCTGATGGCATGGCTGAGCTGACCATCGCATACATTTTGCTGGGAATGCTCAAAGCTCTTGAATACATCCACCACATGGGATATGTGCACCG GAGTGTGAAGGCCAGCCATGTGTTGATCTCAGCTGACGGTCAGGTCTGCATGTCAGGTCTACGGAGCATCTTCAGTCTGATCCGTCATGGCCAGAGGGCCAAAGTTGTCCACGACTTCCCCCAGTACAGTGTCAAGGTGCTGCCGTGGCTCAGCCCTGAGGTGCTGCAGCAG AACCTGCAGGGCTACGACTCGCGGTCAGACATCTACAGCCTCGGCATCACAGCCTGTGAACTGGCCAATGGACATGTGCCCTTCAAAGACATGCCAGCAACACAG ATGCTGTTGGAGAAGCTAAATGGGACGGTGCCATGTCTGTTGGACACCACTACGATCCCACCAGAGGAGCTGTCAATGAAACCGTCTCGCTCTGGGGCTGACTCGGGGATCTGCGAGGGTCCAGGAGCTGGAAACGTCCGCCACTCAAATGGAGAGCCCTCCTCCTCGTCGGGAGGACACCCCTACAATCGGACATTCTCTCCGCACTTCCACGCCTTTGTTGAGCTGTGTTTACAGCGAGACCCGGAAAAGAG ACCATCTGCCACCACTCTCATAAGTCATCCCTTCTTCAAACAG ATCAAACGGCGGCCCTCAGAAGCACTGCCTGAGCTGCTGCGGCCCGTGTCGCCAATCACCAGCTTCGAGAGCTCCCAGCCGCAGGACTCTCCCTCCGGTCTGGCCAGTCTGGAGTCGGGTCTCAGCCACCTGGAGGTGGATGACTGGGACTTCTGA
- the rnf113a gene encoding E3 ubiquitin-protein ligase RNF113A, translating into MAESDEPKAGPCTFLFKKSTKKFSGRKRKASDSDKDGNSDEDHSSVVRREKKDSRVNPMIQRTKKVERNETSSSDSEDDKEEKKITVAYKSTRSAKPEGPEDMGATATYELDTERDKDAQAIFERSQKIQEELEGKEDDKIYRGINNYQKFIKPKDTTMGNASSGMVRKGPIRAPEHLRATVRWDYQPDICKDYKETGFCGFGDSCKFLHDRSDYKHGWQIERELEEGRYGANDDENYEVSSDEEDLPFKCFICRESFKNPIITKCRHYFCETCALQHYRKSKRCYVCNAQTNGVFNPAKELMAKMEKRNAATDQPPSDEDD; encoded by the exons ATGGCGGAGTCTGACGAACCAAAAGCGGGTCCTTGCACTTTTCTGTTCAAAAAATCGACAAAGAAATTCTCTGGACGAAAGAGAAAAGCAAGCGACAGCGACAAAG atggAAACAGTGATGAGGATCACAGCTCTGTGgtcagaagagaaaagaaagatagTCGAGTCAACCCCATGATTCAAAGG ACAAAAAAGGTGGAGAGAAATGAAACATCTTCTAGTGACAGCGAAGAtgacaaagaggagaagaagatcACTGTTGCCTACAAGTCCACGCGGTCAGCA AAACCAGAGGGACCAGAGGACATGGGTGCAACTGCTACATATGAGCTggacacagaaagagacaagGACGCTCAGGCGATCTTTGAGAGGAGTCAGAAAATCCAAGAG GAGCTCGAGGGTAAAGAGGATGACAAAATTTACCGCGGCATCAACAACTACCAAAAATTCATCAAGCCTAAAGATACCACTATGGGTAACGCCTCCTCTGGCATGGTCAG gaaAGGACCAATCCGAGCCCCTGAACACCTGAGAGCCACAGTGAGGTGGGACTACCAGCCAGACATCTGCAAAGACTATAAGGAGACTGGTTTCTGTGGTTTTGGAG ACAGCTGCAAGTTCCTCCACGATAGGTCAGACTACAAACATGGTTGGCAGATCGAGCGGGAACTGGAAGAGGGCAGATATGGAGCCAATG ATGACGAGAACTACGAGGTGAGCAGTGACGAGGAGGATTTGCCTTTTAAGTGCTTCATCTGCAGGGAGTCCTTCAAGAACCCCATCATCACAAA GTGTAGGCACTACTTCTGCGAGACTTGTGCACTTCAGCATTACCGCAAGTCCAAGCGATGCTACGTGTGCAACGCTCAAACCAACGGTGTCTTCAACCCTGCTAAAG AGCTGATGGCGAAGATGGAGAAACGCAATGCCGCAACAGACCAGCCACCATCAGATGAGGACGACTAG